A region of candidate division WOR-3 bacterium DNA encodes the following proteins:
- a CDS encoding TlpA disulfide reductase family protein: protein MGKIRIGIFYLFFFLSLFGQKIEMKKAKSFSLPNLEKKKICLDSCLGKGPVFISFWALWCKACIEELDAFKPVYDEFETLGLQVLAISEDGPQAQGKIKPFVKSRKWRYQVLLDPTNKVKDLYGVKAMPTSFLIDKNGDIIYQHTGYKKGDEKKIQEKIKELLRKEEKK from the coding sequence ATGGGAAAAATAAGAATTGGTATCTTTTATCTCTTTTTCTTCTTATCTTTATTCGGGCAGAAGATTGAGATGAAGAAGGCGAAGTCTTTTAGCCTGCCCAACTTAGAGAAGAAAAAGATTTGCCTTGATTCCTGTCTGGGGAAAGGACCGGTCTTTATCTCCTTCTGGGCGCTCTGGTGTAAAGCCTGTATTGAAGAACTTGATGCCTTTAAGCCGGTCTATGATGAGTTTGAGACCCTTGGTTTACAGGTCTTGGCGATTTCCGAAGATGGTCCTCAGGCACAAGGGAAGATTAAGCCCTTTGTGAAATCCCGGAAGTGGCGCTATCAAGTTCTTTTAGACCCCACAAATAAGGTGAAGGATTTATACGGGGTGAAGGCGATGCCCACCAGTTTTTTGATTGATAAGAATGGGGATATTATCTATCAGCATACCGGTTATAAGAAAGGGGATGAGA